Genomic window (Rhodopirellula bahusiensis):
CCAGTCAGCAATTCCAAGCCTTCGTCGGTGACGCCGGTGCGTCGCAGAAACAACGCTCCGATTGTGGTCATCTTGCCAACGGTTTCCAGCGTCTGGTCGGTGATCGCAGTGTCAGTGAGCGTCAATCGATTCAGCTTGGTCAACGAAGTCAGGTTCTCCATTCCCGCATCATCAATGCCGGGACCATTGAACGTGGCCTCGGTGGTGTTCGGAATTCCGCCGAGGTGTTGCATTGATTCTGCAATGCCACCTTTCTGATTCGCGATCGAGAATTCCACCACGTTTCCGTCACTGCCCTTGGTCAGAATGAACCCAGCTTCCGTCAGTGCAGCCACCGCCTCTGGATCGTCCGGCGTGGCTTTGGGAGGAACGCTGACGACCGTCTCTTCGACTTCGGGCCCCTTGGATTCCGAATCAGAATTGGATCGGGAACAACCGGTGAGGGTCAAACTCCCGATGAACAGTCCAGTCAAAATCGAACGATGAAAAGTCATGGGTCGAAGGCTTGGGCGAGAGAGCAAATTCAGTTTCATTTTGGCAAGAGGCGATCGGCCTCGGGAAAGGTTGGGAGGGCGGTTCAGTCGGCGGCGACTGAGGTGATCCTGCATTTTAGCGTCAATCGAGTTTCACTTCTTCCCCTACTTTTTCCCCAACGCACGCTTGGCGGAGAAGAACTCGGTTAATAAATGGCCGCACTGATCCGCCATCACTCCATGGGTCACTTCGCAGCGGTGGTTGAGGCGAGTATCGGTCAACACTTCGTACAAACTGGTCACCGCACCCGCCTTTGGATCGCTGGCCCCAAATACCACCCGTGGAACGCGAGCCTGCAGGATCGCGCCCGCGCACATCAGGCAGGGTTCGAGCGTCACATACAACGTGGTTTGTTCCAGACGCCAGTTTTCGATCGAAGCGGCGGCTTGCGTGATCGCGATCATCTCGGCGTGCGCCGTCGGATCGTGCAAGGCTTCGCGTTGGTTGGCCGCAGCCGCAATGGCGGTTCCTGATCGCACGATGATCGCGCCAACGGGCACTTCGTCCTCCAACGCAGCGGACTGAGCCATCTCGATCGCTCGCTGCATCCAGTGACGATCGATGTCCAAGGGATCCAAATTCATGAGTTGTCCGACGGCGTCGCTGTGGATGATTCTGCGGCCGATGCATCAGCCTTTTCCGTGGCGGGCTCCGCATCCAAACGGCGAACTTCAATGCTCCGGATCTCGCTCTCGCATTGAAAATTCGCGATCCCCAACGGTAGGCAAGGATCCATTTCAATGCGGATGTCAAACGTGTGTTCGGACCGGTTGACGCTGGCCCATTCCATCCCGTCGATCCAAGTGGTCACGTTGTCCTTGTCGACTCGAATTCGGATCTCGTACCACTGCTTGTTCTTAAAATCTTGGTACCCGGTGGTCTCATTGCTCGATGCATCGTTGCCGTCGATGCTGCTGATTCCCACCACGCCGCCGCCCCAGCCACCCAGCACAAAGCTGCAATGTTCTTTTCCAACTGGGAACGTCACGGCGGCGAAAAAGTCAAATCCATCGGTCCGCCGAGCCTGCATCCGCAGCTCATAGTTTTCGAGCGGAAAATCGCCTGTCCAGCGGATTCCCGTCAGCGGGTCGCCCATCCCCAAACGGAACAATTCGGCCGTCGCAGGCTTCTTCGCTGAGCCTTCTTCTGGTTTCTTCTTCCAATCTTCTCGCGTGATT
Coding sequences:
- a CDS encoding DUF1080 domain-containing protein produces the protein MTIRSLKVSIVRPQSTPSIYLASFPTPRAFFATIVLALVPSSAYCQPGGTPPVVANEDAELGNAEKSAAKWRPLAGKWDEAHFGGDGGITREDWKKKPEEGSAKKPATAELFRLGMGDPLTGIRWTGDFPLENYELRMQARRTDGFDFFAAVTFPVGKEHCSFVLGGWGGGVVGISSIDGNDASSNETTGYQDFKNKQWYEIRIRVDKDNVTTWIDGMEWASVNRSEHTFDIRIEMDPCLPLGIANFQCESEIRSIEVRRLDAEPATEKADASAAESSTATPSDNS
- the tadA gene encoding tRNA adenosine(34) deaminase TadA codes for the protein MNLDPLDIDRHWMQRAIEMAQSAALEDEVPVGAIIVRSGTAIAAAANQREALHDPTAHAEMIAITQAAASIENWRLEQTTLYVTLEPCLMCAGAILQARVPRVVFGASDPKAGAVTSLYEVLTDTRLNHRCEVTHGVMADQCGHLLTEFFSAKRALGKK